A stretch of DNA from Nonlabens ponticola:
GATGCACACATAGTGAACAAAATATCTAATATTTATAAGTCTTTAGACTTTTCAAAATATGATGTTATTTTCCTGCGCAGCTCTGGACAAGATTATGAGAATATCCTTGCCGCAGTAGAATTTGATTTTTTAAAGAAGTCAATCGTCAATTTTCATGACCCGTATCCTGCATTCTGGGATCCTGGAAGTTCTAGCAATCTTGATATGTTAGAATTAAAGAAAGTAAAAAGAATGCATGAAGTAGTTGAAAAAGCAGGGATCAGTATATCACCTTCTCAATTGCTTTCCCAGGATATCTCTGTTTTATACAATCAATCCAAAAAACCACTGTCAACAATACCGCATCAATTTGAACCAACTGCCTTTGCCTTTAGTAAGTTGGATGCAGAATATAAGAAGAATAAAAAGTACTCAATAACTTATCATGGAACTTTGCAGTTGGGTCGGGACATTGAAATTATCATAGATGCCTTTAAAGATCTATTGACGAATACTTTGATTGAAAATAATTTTGAAATGATTTTACGGCTTAAAAGCGTTCACTATCATAAACTTGCGAGCAAATATTCTGGCATTGAGAACATACGGATATTGAAAGGTGCAAAATCGTCAATTTGTTTAAGTGAACAGATTTACAAGT
This window harbors:
- a CDS encoding glycosyltransferase family protein, translated to MVKNVLVIAQDLRISGTSEGIVSRSFIKRLKMIWPSTRVDVLYTRLHGVSDEKIELLNADNVQIENVNRDIPSYIKWLNKFYWRSFHESLNDAHIVNKISNIYKSLDFSKYDVIFLRSSGQDYENILAAVEFDFLKKSIVNFHDPYPAFWDPGSSSNLDMLELKKVKRMHEVVEKAGISISPSQLLSQDISVLYNQSKKPLSTIPHQFEPTAFAFSKLDAEYKKNKKYSITYHGTLQLGRDIEIIIDAFKDLLTNTLIENNFEMILRLKSVHYHKLASKYSGIENIRILKGAKSSICLSEQIYKSDVALLVENNLEYSNILPGKLPVLASSNGTVFSVCPDKSESRRIIEDDRLVANSKNKKEIQEKLSDLLLRIINNEKVKNPYADYFSLQSFENILNNLSLVF